The genomic DNA TTAAAATCTCGGCTTTAGACTCCTGACGTCCTTAACACATCACTAGGTTACTGTAACGGAAAATTCAAAAAgtgaattgcataccttcaggctcCTATTTGCTCAACAATCGTGTAAAGTGTTCCATGCTCTTTTCACTTATCGGGAATGGATATGAAAGAACTAAAATGCTGTGATATATCAAAATTCGTTGGGGGAATATGCTCGAAAGGACTTAGAAGAGGATCCTGATAAATGTTTGACGATGAGGGCCGTTCCATTCGAAGGTCTCTTGGTAGATGTTGTTTGAACAATGCGGTAACAGAGACCTTACGACCCATTACGATATGTATTAGCATTCGAAGCCCTTCAGACGAAGAGGTCTATTGGATGAAAACGGCCGATTTTGACACTGAAATAACTTTATCGATTATGTTCCTGCGACTTAAAGTTTTATTGGCATACGAGTTCCCTTGGAAAGCAAGTCTCCCAGCAAAACACGGATCCCTTGAACGAGAAAGTCAGTCCTTTACTTATTTACGTCCCGGTCACTGCCAAGACCATGCAAAGCATCTTAAAGCATTTAAATAATTCTTTAACGGATTTGCCACACTTTGCTGCCATCAACCCATTCACACGGCTCATTTGCCATTTTGATCTTGTCGTACAGTTTAAAATGGTGAGACCCCCCAGCCCGCACGAAATGGATGGTTTCGATGGAAAGTCTCGCGAAAAAGCtagcaaccagcaaccaattAACCTAGCCCGAGAAGCcaactcatacacacacactcaaactgTGTGAGAATGGGTCCAATTAAAGAGGCACAATAGTTGTGTCCATGGCCTCCCCGCGAGTGTCCTGCCGGCTGTCAGCGAAATTGACGGCTCCGATGCTCACTAGAAGGATTTTGCATTCTTCTACGACGAAGCAGGCATGGAACTCGAGGCATGGAAATTCTCACGAACAACAAGGATAACAACGGGATAACATTCTCGCTCGCTTGCCTCCTTGCCCGATCGACAATCGTATGTCCTCCTGTCGAGAGTTCTCGCAACCAGCAGGGATTCGCGAAGAACGCGAACAGGACCTTCTTCCTCCATGGCTCGATGGGAATTCGATATATTTGCGTTCGCTTCAGTCTACGCCAGTGCCAGTGAGAGTTATCGAAGGCCCGAGACCACACCGCGTGCACGGTACGCGCGGAAGGTTAAGAAGCGGACCCGGCGTTGCCTCCTTGCCCCCTGCCTCAATCGTATGcatcgttcgatcgatcggtgaAACACAGTCGCGAAGAAAACTCAACCCCGCGGTGCGCGAGTCGTCGTCTTTTGCGTCCGGGACGGAAACGGACTGGAAGaagaaaccaaccaaaaagaaaaaaaaggggaaaaagacTCATGCGCTCAATGCGTGTACCGAGCGCGACGGGAAAttgatcggaaaaagggaccACCGTTCCCTTTGCCGTGCGGAACGCAGCAGGATCAACTGTGTACGCGCACACACTCCGAAGGAATCTCGTCTTCAAGATTCGGATCGATAGCGGTCCGTTGGACCGGCCCGGCGCACACCGGGACAGTGggaaattgatgaaaaattcGCTCGAAAGCTAACCAAGAACGCATCCTGCGGTACTGCGGGTCAACTTTGGCTGGGAAAACATCACACAGCAGCCACAAAGGGATTTATTTTGGGCCAGATGTCAAGATGCTGTCGAAGTCGGCGAAACTTGAGACGGGACGCGATGATCGAACATGGGGGATGGATGCAATGTTTGGCCCTCTTTGCACTATTTCTATTCCTTTATTTTATCCCACCACCAAGGATGGAAGGAGGAAGGAAATAAGTGAAGTGACCTCTGGCTGGGTTGCGGCTGTTTGTGGGTAGAACGGTTGCGGTAAGTTTGACATTTGACCGGATGTGCTGGGCGAGTGGTTTGAGTTACTCGTTGACACGTGAGCCAACTTTATGGGGGTCGTTGTGTTCGAGCTGAAACGTAAAAGATTGCAAATGCTACCCTCTGATTGATCTTTGGACATGAATGGACCCGAATGTGCCTTCTTGAAtggaaatttaaatgaatgaaaattgatttattggaTTTAAATAAAGTCGGTAATTCGATTAAATTTGGTGGAAATTTGCTTAAGGTGTCGTGCTCAACACGGCCTTCGTTTGCTGATATTCGATTCAACGCTCACTTTAGTTCTTCACCCCTTAAAATCACGCCTACTTTGACGCAAAGCCTATGAACGAATTCATTCTACCAGTGGTTTTGAATCGAGCAGGCGTAATTTTTAAGGGGAAAAATGAATTATCATGGAGTGCTAGGAGCGATCAAATCTCGGTGAACGAAGTCTGTGTTGAGGGCGCTTGTCGTATTCCTTTCCTCTAACCCTCTGTTAGAAGTTGTCGTGCTGATATTTGGGACGTCTAAGGATCTGctccggggcggtccggtggccgaggcattaacggcgccagtcttcacacgacaggacccgGGTTCCaaccccatccagaccgcctccccgtatgtAGAGCTAACTGTGTTACAACgggcaaaatcaagtcacagaaagtcagaaatggcaggccgagacctctcgaagttgtagtgcccaaggaagaagaaagatcTGCAGCTCACTTGATAGTTCCTCTTGTATCCTTTTTATGTCCCGCAAAATATTTGAATCTCCTTTAGATTTCGCTACTTTGACTATTATCTTAAGATCATGCCAAAGTAACAAAACACCAAGGATTCAGTCTCTTACTGCAGTCAAAAGTATAAACCATCAGGTTAAGTACTCCTGGAGCAAGTATCAAAGGCTGACCTCCATATCCACACCATATCCATTAGGGCCTTCAACAGTCGTAGCAGTATTCTAAGGAGTCACGATTGGATAGCATTAAGCTTTGAGATATTCTGGAGGATCACTCGCGGGATTTCATCATTATTTTAATCAGATTTTAACGCCTTACCTTGAAGAGTTCCAACCGTTATTTGTCAACGTTTACCTATTGATTCTCCTGAGAGATCCTGCTCTCCTCTGATGTCTGAGACCTGTCCAGTATTTCCTGTACATGATCCTTTGCTTCTGTTCCTTCCGTTGCGTTATTATTGGAGAATCTATGCATCCTTGCTGTTTCAAGAGGAAGGTAAtagaggaaaacaaatcatccaAATGTTCTGCATTAATCCGTAAAATCAGTTCAAATCTCAGATTGGTGAAGCAGTTGATCGTAATTCATCACACGATGGGATGGATAAAAATAATCCTCCTCAACAACTGCTAGACACAAACAACGGATCAAAACCAATTAAGCTCCAATACAACATTCCCCAACGCGCCACCATATGTATTACCCGGGCAACAACTTTCCTTAATTACTCGCCGTTCGCGCCACCGTAATGGGGAAGATCATTACcaaacaacaccaccagcaaagAAATACCTTCCGCTTTGATGAGGAGTAACACGAATTAGCACACTGCACGGCGGCCGATCAGACAACTCGACCGACTTCCGTTCCATATTGGGACAAAAAAACGCCGAGCAAAGGTTTCGCGCCCTGGATTCGCGGAAGGCAATGAAACTTCTTCTCCTTGAGGTTCGTTCCGACGGACCTCTGATTCGTAGACCAATTCACCATTCCGATCACGCCCCGATCAGTGACATTATTGACCATACCACCACCCTGCGGGCCTTCGGTCTTTGGATCTGGACCGAGACACATCGCAAACCTGTGTCCTTCCAAACATGGTACGGACTCATCGGTTTCTTTCTTGCGTGATGATTAATTGGCCGGTGGTGTAAATTCCTGTGCGCTCCAGCACAAGGTACCTTTCCGCTGGATGATGATTAACCCGTCCCGATCGGGCCGGTAGAGAGACCTGGTAGAGAGGAGATTAATCCACGGCTAAATGggggagcagcagcaggagctgGAAGCTAATAAAATCGCCCCTCCGACGGTGAATCGAACGCGGTGGTATGTTTGCTtcattataaattaatttaacaccGATAGATAATTTTTTACCGTAGAAACATAGTCTATAAGGGCATCAAATATCCGAAATAATTAAGTTACGTTAATCATACTGAGAGAAACCTTCAACGAGCGTTAAGAGATGTATAATTATCGGTAGAGTTCCCTCGAACGGTTCAAGAAATCGAACCTCAGCGAAGCAAGATCGAAGATCGCCGATAAGGAGGGATCGATTGGAATTGAACCATATCCCTTCGGTTCATccctctcgcgctctctcgaACGACGACGCGTGTAGGTGGCTTGGGCAGGCATTCGAACCAACCTCATCATCCTCACCCGCCCGCAATCGTTATGTCCATCGTTATCTACATGGAGTGAAAACTTGCGAAGCCCAACCCACCCAACCAAGACTGGCGCTTCGACGAGTACGGCCCGAAATCCCTACGGAATCGGCCGAACGTGCGTTGCCCCCTTTGCTTAAAAGAGCCTCGGGGTGAAATCATCCCATGGGAGGTTGCGCCCCGTGTCTTAAGGTCGATTATCAACACCGGTCAATCGGATATAAAATAATTACTTTGTTTGCTCGACCACTCCGCGGCTCGGTGCGGTCCCGGGGTTCGAACGATCGAGCGTACTCGCGTAACGACTCTATCGCTTGCCGAACTCGTCCAAGAATCAATCCAGCTCAACCGGGGCCTCAAGCCTCGTGGCGGTACGGAAGATTCGTTCACTCGGGACCGGGCCAGCTCCGCAATCAAGATTAAAACGGAGTTCTTCTTGGGGAGAAATTATGAAGAACTACAGCAGAATTATCCTTCACACTCGGTTTTGAGGCGGAAAGTGCGTCCGTCTACTGTCCCGTGGATGTGTGGTCGAAACTCGATTCCAGCGCTGGCGCCTACAGATAACCGGAAGATGTCGATAAGCACCGACGCCAGCCAGAAAGCGACCTCTCGAGGTAGGTTAGGTTCCCCCAGCACAATGGCCCCATAGTGCACCGAACGGGCGGGCGAGCATCGAGAATTGCATCGAGATAAATTGCAGAGCAGCAATCAGGATGCTTGCAACATTCAACCGAAACTTTCTTCTCCGTTGTGGACGTTGTAGCGCCCCAGTGTGATGGAAGATATAcacaatttgttttaaatattttcagcAAGTTCTCCTTCCGACGAATTGTAAAATGCAATCCCGCCAATATCCATAAATCTCACCCAATGTCAGACACGAATCCGCCGGATGGCGTCCTTTTAGTCGCTTGACATGCGAagatttacacacacacatcatcctTGAATTCATCATAAAGTCGGTGTGTCGGTGCTGTCGGTCGATCGAATTTGAATAAAAGCCGGGCAGGGATGTCGCTTACCGTTGACTGTTGAAAGCGCAAAAAGGGTTCCGTGCCAACAGTGGCTTGTCCGAGGAacaagcagaaacaaaaatcaaagtCAACGATACCGATTTGATGAATGGGATCGACGAATGAATGAAACGTATATCATCCCTGTGGCGTGGTTCCCTTTTTATTGCTTCCGAAAAAGGGTGGTTCGAGGCTCGCGTGCATTTGTGTCGGAATTTGTACGGTCGATCGATGTTTGGCCGTTTGGACGAACGGAGAAACGGAGCGGAAATTTAATTTCGACTGCCAATAGAcggaacaataaaaatgcagcTCGCTCTTAACCCCAACGGAGGACGTACGGTCGCAGTGAAATTCGTAGAAAAGTGTCCACAGGGtttagtttcctttttttgctttcataaAGGAATTAGAGTCTAGAAAGGTTGAGATTAGAGTCTAAATACAACTCTTTCTacagagaaaaagaaatgtaaaatatttaagaaatATGTGAAAGACTCACTTATAGGGCATCAGTTGAATTTGGATCCCTTCTCATTCAGGGCAACGTTCTCAGATGAAATTTCGCAGGACGGCTTGAGGGGACTCAATGTTGAGACAAAACCAAGTCTGCAACTCTTTTCCAGAGCACGCGATCTAGGGCTACAATAATCGTAGCTGCTCCATCCGAACTCCGACAGGTTCGACTCCGCTTGAACCAGTCAACGAGCTCGCTTTATTCATCTAGGACTTCTCCTGCCCAATGGGTTGCTGACGAGCGCCTTCCGTGGTGCATGGTTCTTTGGCATCAGTTCATCTTCCCCTGGACAATGTTCCTCTGGAGTTACGTTCCTTTCTCGAGATTGTCATAGCCAGCCGATACTCTGCTTCCTAACCAGAGCCATCAAATCCAGAGCCTCCGTCAAGCAGATACTTTGCCTTCGATGAATTGATCCTCAATCAAATTGAACCCTCGCAAATCGTGGCACGAAAGCGCTGCTTACGCTTCCAGAGGTCTTCACAAGTCTTAATAGGAATGCTGATCGTCCAATTTGATCCTCAACAAGCAAATCAGCCTCTTAAGGGGATTCTTACAGCTACATAATGTTTCATCGTTCTATGGTGCTGTAAGCTGCCCAGAAATCGATAGTCCTGCCCAAGAGACCTGCCCAAACTAAACCAGCTTGTTAGCTTCCTGCTAGAATTCGGAACAGGATCTTGCTGATCCACCAATAAGGACGATGATGGCTCTAAGTAGTAGAGTAAGTGCAGTTCAATCTGTTCCCCTATTTTGTAGACTTGTTGGCGTTATAATCAACTGATGCATGATAGTCAGGCTGGATATCTGATCCCCAATGATGGTGCAGTCACTTTGTCACTGTTGTACGCGTCCGGCTCGTCCTGCAATATTAGTGTCGTTACGCTTCGAGACGCAGTCGATATCACCTCAGCTGCTTTTGTCCTCTTATATGCTGCCGTTGCCTAAAATACTGTCATCCCTGTGAAATCACCTGAAAAACTCTCAAACAAAATACCCTACATTTCTCACAAGTCCTACatcttaaaaaaacacacacaaaaataactCGCCAAAACTTATCTACACAAATATATCCACAAGACGGATGAtgctttgttgtttttattggtAAAGATATCCCTCCAAGCCTTGTCCTCCTTCTTCTATTGCACAACGCAGTGCGTCGGGTGAACGTAacgaagcgtgtgtgtgtgggtttgtccATTGTAGTCTCTGGGAGACAGCAAGCAGAGTATCGCTCTTCCCATCGGTCTCCGTCCCGCCCATCTCcgtcacataaaaaaaaataacaaccatTTTGCACATTATCTAATCACATCAAGAAGTCCATCTTCACCCTttctattgctgctgctgctgctgctgctcggtcaCCGCTGCGCTAACAATAATTATAGTTATCAATAGTCATCGTAAAAGCTGATACAAAACTACGGAAACATTTCGCTCGCGCGCCGCCCAATCTCGTCCAAAGGCCTCCGGATCTCAGCAACCACACGAGCGTTTTTAAACCACCCTTAAAAAAGCGTTCAtgtcttttttctgtttctggtgtgtgtgtgtgtgtaactaCTAGCAACTACAACTACTAACCACTACTAACCACACGTCTAAGCCTCATCCTGTAAAGCTGGCAAATACTTGTTCCTCCACTGTCTCCAGCCGTGTGCGCCATATCGACAGCAGAATCTACCCGCTCCCTTACACGCTACTGTTAACATCGAATGTTGTTAAGTGcattttgtttgccgtttgctGGTTGGTTTTGCGTAGAAGACGGTTCTAGTAACATCGGCCaaaaaccccctcccccccccctccttaaCACGACCACACATCCGCTCGCAGCATACGATCCACGTTCGGCTCTTTCGAGCGGGAAAGCTACGTGttttgtgcctgtgtgtgtgtgtgggtttctGTGTGTGATGTGCTGCATTTCTCAGTGTGAAACGGTACTGTCCCGCAGTCCCACTCTATGTTTGCGGCACCGCGGAATGGCAATCGGTGGAATATCGGTGCAAGTCAGACAGACGCATTCGCTCAGTTTGCGCGCTCCAGGCTCACGATGAATCCTTTAGCTGCCAGTACGCCACGGCACTTGATGTGCACCTGGTACCGGGACGTCCACCCGGCACCGTAGCTTGCCAGCTCTAGCTCATTCAATACGTCCCGTGGCAGTAGTTCTGAAATGGAAGGTtgggaaaattgaattatgaGCATATGCACAAGACTCTACATGCAGCAGCCACATACTCACCCTGTGGGTCGCTGTGCGTGAGGAGCTGAATTTCGTTCTGATTGCAGTACGCCTGTAGCTGCGGCGGTACGACACAGCACGCCGCCAGATTGATCTGCGCTATCGACGGATGCACCGTGGACGCGTCGTACAGCTCCTTGAGCGAGTCGGCATCCAGGTCGGCAATGCCAAGCTGGCCAATTTTTCCATCGCCAGCGTACCGCTCCAGCAGCGCCCACAGCTTCTTCAAATTTCCCACCGCATTGTCACTCCCGACCGCCCACTCGATCACACCCTCCTTCACCTCCGACTCCTCTGGCTCGTCGTCCTGCGCTTCTCCGCTCGTACCGTTGCTACTTCCGGCCGTCGGATGGTAAGCCACTATAAGATTGTCCAGGTACGAAACGTTTAACGTTTCAAACAGCTTCTCAACCGCCTCGGTCACTGCCGGTTCGGAAAAGCGGTTGAGGAAAATCTTTGCTCCAATTTTAATGTCCGCCCGCGGATGTTCCTTCACCTTTTCGAGCAGATCGTTGTTGCGGCGTGTGATGAGGCGACGGTTCGGTGGCAGATCGGTCACTTCCGCCTCGCCAAACGTCGAGCGGAGACAGTCCGTCAgctggaaaaaaaaggtgcggGAAATGGGATGGAAACATGTGTTAATACGAGTCCTAATGCATGTCTGACCGGTCCAAGTCGAATGGTTTTGGCAAGGTGCCCTCTGGCCAGTGGGTCAAAGCTGTCAATCACGATTGCACCCGCGACCGGTCGGGTGGGACGACGTGTTGCGAGATGTTTTACGTTTGCGGGGCGATATAAATAAACGAGGCATTAGTTTTGAAAACGGATTTatccaaccgaccgaccctAGCCCGATGTTCGACACGCTTTGATGCGGCTGAACGAATGACCTTTTGCCGGAGAATTTCGTTGTGGAACGAACGATTTCCTTTTCCCGTCGAATTTTTTGACTATCGAATTTTTTTATCCCTTACTTTTGACAAATTAAAATTACAGCAATTATTAgcccttttttcttgtttataAATTAATATCGCTTCCCCTGCCTCTTACTAAATCaagttaagaaaaatattcttaaaCTGAGTGCTGTGCTTGACCCAGGTGTCCAAACGTTGTTTTAGAGTGTTGTTCacttattctctctctctctctctctcactctctctcttcttggcctaacgccctcttagatcatgcctgccatttctagtttcctagacttaatgataccaaatagttggatagtcagttctcactacggaggatcggtccgaatgggatttgaaccccggtcttgccgtatgATGAACGGGCCGCCCCTCGAGCACTTATTTTTTCACCTATTAAATAAAAGTACAAAGAGTTCACCACAAAATGGCCATCAAAATTACATTGGTCATCAAATATGTTCAAGGAAGAAACAAGAGGCATGCCCAGACCTCTAGAGATTTTAGTGACAAACGATCTAAATTCAAATTTAGAATAAATTGATTGTTTAACCTTTATTCCCTATAATAATTCTGAGCGACTAAGAACAGTTGTAATCTTTAGTTAAGCTAAATTGAAGGTTACATTTTAAAGGTAAGATTCAGTAGCCAAGACTGCCTGAGGAAGAGGAAGCCCCTCTAAAAAATTATCTCTGATTGATGGGACTAATCGTATGCCTGTTTTCAATTATACAAAGGCCAAATCactcccaaaaaatcaaatcgtaCCGTCAATCTCTGTCGATTTCCAATGCCGATAATCCGAAAAGATGTTCACAACACAACGATCGCCCTTTCCAACCATCGTGGAACACACTTCCCTCTCACCACTCTCGAAAATGGTAACGTAGAACACAGGTTGACACATGGGGAAATTACTCAAACAAGCCCTCACATTACGCAACTGACTCAGCAGTACCGCTTGAAGTTAGATGTTTCTGACATACAGGCAAACATGCACCGCGAAGCGAAAAGATCAAATATCACTTGCTGCAACACTTTCGGAACAGTTTGCCGCGGGACCGCACCCGGGCGATGGATGGAATGGTTCCAAATGCATATTTTAAGTGGTGTAATTTTGGGCGATCCTTAGCTCAACTAGACCTGTCCAAGCATAATTGGTGCCAgcaagcgtttttacatgacACTAGGCTATGCTTCCGATCGATTGCTCGATCCGTTGGCCCTAGTGGCTGACATTTTGGGGTGTACTCGGCTTAGGGAAAAGTTAAAAAAGTGCTCTGCCTAACCTCTAATCGACCGCAAGCTGACCTTCTACAAGCCCGTTATCGCACAATTTCTAAAATTTCTTCCCCGAGCGACAGACACAGAGAGATGAAGCTTGaggttgctgctactgctgctcagTGCATAACACCAAACAGTCT from Anopheles stephensi strain Indian chromosome 2, UCI_ANSTEP_V1.0, whole genome shotgun sequence includes the following:
- the LOC118503946 gene encoding glutamate--cysteine ligase regulatory subunit; its protein translation is MLSHLLKDTSVIVSTGNVLNVSELRKKAGQKPTDELTDCLRSTFGEAEVTDLPPNRRLITRRNNDLLEKVKEHPRADIKIGAKIFLNRFSEPAVTEAVEKLFETLNVSYLDNLIVAYHPTAGSSNGTSGEAQDDEPEESEVKEGVIEWAVGSDNAVGNLKKLWALLERYAGDGKIGQLGIADLDADSLKELYDASTVHPSIAQINLAACCVVPPQLQAYCNQNEIQLLTHSDPQELLPRDVLNELELASYGAGWTSRYQVHIKCRGVLAAKGFIVSLERAN